One region of Anabaena sphaerica FACHB-251 genomic DNA includes:
- a CDS encoding transposase — MQLVERHIIQRNHPHYHEIDSLCLSAKNLYNYANFHIRQSFIFKNKYLDDNLLAKQLKSSETYQYLPDKVAKQVLLGLHDYWLRFLAAIKAYKEDKYKFLGRPKLPKYKHKEKGKYLLVYTAQAVGKTIMKAGLIHLSQIHIYIPTALDYSRLYQVRIVPKIDHYVVEVVYEKEELDYGLERDPIAAIDLGIDNLATLTANKPRFVPVLVKGRIIKSINRYYNPEKTKFQCLLPTHQKTSKRQQRLTKERNVRVDDYLPKASCLIIDQMVKNGIGNLVIGQNPLWQPNANLGGKNHQNLVFIPPDRFVQQLSNKAKLVGIKVLSAKKSYTSIASILAQDPIPTDAETDAHQIKFSGQRIRTKLYRAGNGLVIHANLNGSLNHLIQVFPKAFSLGIGEPLRWAGFPTCSKWRGVVVPPMPMAPASPRKLSARHSPNGGAIPTVRFANANALSG, encoded by the coding sequence ATGCAATTAGTTGAGCGGCATATTATTCAAAGAAATCATCCCCACTATCACGAGATTGACTCTTTGTGTTTGTCCGCCAAAAACCTTTACAATTATGCTAACTTCCATATTCGCCAAAGTTTTATTTTTAAGAATAAATATCTCGATGACAATTTACTAGCTAAACAGCTAAAGTCTTCTGAAACTTATCAATATTTACCTGATAAAGTAGCCAAACAAGTATTATTAGGTTTACATGACTATTGGTTAAGATTTCTTGCAGCAATTAAGGCATACAAAGAAGATAAATATAAATTTTTAGGTAGACCCAAATTACCCAAGTATAAACACAAAGAAAAAGGCAAATATTTATTAGTTTATACGGCTCAAGCAGTGGGTAAAACTATCATGAAAGCAGGATTGATTCATCTATCACAAATACATATTTACATTCCTACTGCTTTAGATTATTCGCGTCTGTATCAAGTGAGGATTGTACCCAAGATTGACCATTATGTGGTAGAAGTTGTTTATGAAAAAGAGGAGTTAGATTATGGCTTAGAGCGAGATCCGATTGCAGCGATTGATTTAGGCATAGATAACCTCGCTACCTTAACTGCTAACAAGCCTAGATTTGTACCAGTTCTTGTCAAAGGGCGGATTATCAAGTCAATTAATCGTTATTACAATCCAGAAAAAACTAAATTTCAATGTTTACTACCAACTCATCAAAAAACATCTAAACGACAGCAACGTTTAACTAAAGAACGTAATGTGCGAGTAGATGATTATCTGCCTAAAGCCAGTTGCTTGATTATTGACCAGATGGTGAAGAATGGGATTGGAAATTTAGTTATTGGTCAAAATCCCCTATGGCAGCCGAATGCTAACTTAGGTGGAAAAAATCATCAAAACTTAGTGTTTATTCCCCCTGATCGGTTTGTGCAACAGCTGAGTAATAAAGCTAAATTAGTCGGAATAAAGGTATTGAGTGCTAAGAAGTCTTACACTAGTATAGCTTCCATTTTGGCTCAAGATCCGATTCCTACTGATGCAGAAACTGATGCTCACCAGATCAAATTTAGTGGTCAAAGAATTAGGACTAAGCTATATAGAGCAGGTAATGGTTTAGTGATTCACGCTAATCTGAATGGTAGTTTGAATCATTTAATTCAAGTATTCCCGAAAGCTTTTAGTCTAGGGATAGGGGAGCCACTGCGTTGGGCGGGTTTCCCGACTTGTAGCAAGTGGCGTGGCGTTGTGGTGCCTCCTATGCCTATGGCTCCTGCGTCGCCACGCAAGCTATCGGCACGGCACTCGCCGAACGGAGGAGCTATACCTACGGTACGCTTCGCGAACGCTAACGCCCTGTCGGGGTGA
- a CDS encoding Rqc2 family fibronectin-binding protein yields MQPVDFTTLKAACSELRANWLPARTEQVFQRDRYTITIALRTMKKRDWLDISWHPQATRICIGEPPPRIPDTFTFSQQLIHQLGGLALVAIDFIAPWERVVDLKFARRPGEDAVYHLYVEVMGKYSNAILTDARNEIITAAHQVSQQQSSVRPIQTGQPYETPPKLTGTIPNLSESQNRWQERVSLVPGAIKKQLLKSYSGLSAALLDTMLLAANISPETTTDTLTADDWDRLFARWQEWLQALEVDQFQPARTANGYTVMGWGGVAPAKNIQELLNQYYTDQLNQQLFSQLRHQLNQKLSNILGKLGIKAQTFKDKLQQSDQADEYRQKADLLMAHLHNWEPGMKEMILADFETNKPVAIALLPDKNAVQNAQKLYKQHQKLKRARAAVEPLLLDVQAEIDYLEQVEAAISQIDKYQTVADLQALEEIRDELIGQKYLEALEYRSRSTTETASTNFHRYRTPSGFEVLIGRNNNQNDYLTFRVAGDYDLWFHAQEIPGSHVLLRLEPGTVAEEADLQFTANLAAYFSRARQSEQVPVVYTQPKHVYKPKGTKPGLVVYKQETIIWGKPQVIGDR; encoded by the coding sequence TTGCAACCAGTTGATTTTACGACTCTCAAAGCTGCTTGTAGCGAACTACGAGCTAACTGGCTACCTGCGCGGACAGAACAGGTATTCCAGCGCGATCGCTATACTATTACCATAGCCTTACGGACTATGAAAAAGCGGGATTGGCTAGATATTTCTTGGCATCCCCAAGCTACCCGCATTTGTATTGGTGAACCACCACCACGCATACCAGATACTTTCACCTTCAGCCAACAATTAATACATCAGTTAGGTGGTTTGGCTTTAGTCGCAATTGATTTTATTGCCCCTTGGGAACGAGTTGTAGATTTAAAATTTGCCCGTCGTCCAGGAGAAGACGCAGTTTATCACCTGTACGTCGAAGTCATGGGTAAATACAGTAATGCTATTCTCACCGATGCCAGAAATGAAATTATTACTGCCGCCCATCAAGTTAGTCAACAGCAATCTAGCGTCCGTCCTATCCAAACCGGACAACCTTACGAAACACCACCCAAACTGACGGGAACTATTCCCAATTTAAGCGAATCTCAAAACCGCTGGCAAGAACGGGTAAGCCTAGTCCCAGGGGCAATTAAAAAGCAATTACTGAAAAGTTACAGCGGGTTAAGTGCGGCTTTATTAGATACGATGTTGCTGGCTGCGAATATATCACCAGAAACAACTACTGATACTTTAACGGCTGATGATTGGGATAGACTATTTGCACGTTGGCAAGAATGGCTACAAGCTTTAGAAGTTGATCAATTTCAACCGGCTAGGACTGCAAATGGCTATACTGTGATGGGTTGGGGTGGAGTCGCACCAGCTAAAAACATCCAAGAATTACTCAACCAATATTACACCGACCAGTTAAATCAACAATTATTTTCCCAACTGCGCCATCAATTAAATCAGAAATTGAGTAATATTTTGGGTAAGTTGGGTATTAAAGCACAAACGTTTAAAGACAAATTACAGCAATCTGATCAAGCGGATGAATATCGACAAAAAGCTGATTTGTTAATGGCGCATCTGCACAACTGGGAACCGGGGATGAAAGAGATGATCCTGGCAGATTTTGAAACAAATAAACCAGTTGCGATCGCACTCCTCCCAGATAAAAACGCTGTTCAAAATGCCCAAAAGCTTTATAAACAGCACCAGAAACTCAAACGCGCTCGTGCTGCTGTCGAACCGTTATTATTAGACGTGCAAGCAGAAATTGACTATTTGGAACAAGTAGAAGCGGCAATTTCCCAAATTGACAAATATCAAACAGTCGCAGATTTACAAGCTTTAGAAGAAATTCGTGATGAACTCATTGGGCAAAAATATCTAGAAGCCCTAGAATACCGCAGCCGCAGTACAACGGAAACAGCAAGTACCAATTTTCATCGTTACCGCACTCCTAGCGGTTTTGAAGTCTTAATTGGTCGTAACAATAACCAAAATGATTATCTAACATTTCGTGTCGCTGGCGATTATGATTTGTGGTTTCACGCCCAAGAAATCCCCGGTAGTCATGTTTTACTGCGTCTTGAACCGGGTACAGTTGCCGAAGAAGCGGATTTACAATTTACTGCTAACCTTGCTGCTTACTTCAGTCGCGCCCGTCAAAGCGAGCAAGTACCAGTAGTTTACACCCAACCCAAGCACGTCTACAAACCCAAAGGCACTAAACCGGGACTTGTCGTTTACAAGCAAGAAACTATTATTTGGGGAAAACCACAAGTAATAGGTGACAGGTGA
- a CDS encoding LlaJI family restriction endonuclease yields MINFSKLTLVTSEERDIGDNFVGIRKSLSTKGFEFCLPNGFDKDNFDGNFNQIRDLFFKLYRTFNKFEKDNKDSDRFKINQPEYQKEQDQTTLSSGGVTFATQDGEPCVLYSKIKMIERVLSAYNDLAIHSIQKKISHTDKIDYSQIYKYLDRAIYLDDDIIHVEKMNLPRAVVRYESTDLIDLYCFILDEIVQQLEEDVPDNVKSRTQDIKFFAERFKDNYLSNNQSIFDSDTYAETINILKDSLDQIDHNTFYKDADYWELYEAIEIFLYGEIDSSKNDGEYWGVKGFSLVWEDICHTYFFNKYKDDICYADTDIVLRNHHNYQRTNEQENRVGNYSTHDGTKDWGGWIFVTTSNIEYPDKKGYFGWNELLCIEFDHQHASFVYDYPQSFDSKERNRKNALRRFPRPDIVLNFSSEEIWIIDFKNVPYEFFEKNAKLPFDKTQTKYRIDVIKELTYELAIQQTHKVAQNWFLIPCHTESDDFFVNSELDIKGIKVIKANFDKFQSIYLSENP; encoded by the coding sequence ATGATTAACTTTTCAAAACTTACGCTAGTTACATCAGAAGAAAGAGATATAGGGGATAATTTTGTTGGTATTCGTAAATCATTATCCACAAAAGGCTTTGAATTTTGTCTTCCTAATGGTTTTGATAAAGATAATTTTGATGGTAATTTCAACCAAATAAGAGATTTGTTTTTCAAGCTATACCGCACCTTTAATAAATTTGAAAAGGATAATAAAGATAGTGATAGATTTAAAATAAATCAACCTGAATATCAAAAAGAACAAGATCAAACGACTCTTTCTTCCGGTGGAGTCACCTTTGCTACACAGGATGGAGAACCTTGTGTTCTTTATAGTAAGATTAAAATGATCGAGCGAGTGTTATCTGCTTATAATGATTTAGCAATTCATTCTATTCAAAAAAAGATTAGTCATACTGACAAAATTGATTATTCTCAAATCTATAAATATTTAGATAGAGCTATTTATTTAGATGATGATATAATCCATGTCGAAAAAATGAATTTACCCCGCGCAGTAGTTCGTTACGAAAGCACGGATTTAATTGATTTATACTGCTTTATTCTGGATGAAATTGTCCAGCAGTTAGAGGAAGATGTACCTGATAATGTTAAATCTCGTACTCAAGATATTAAATTCTTTGCAGAACGATTTAAGGATAACTATTTAAGTAATAATCAGTCTATTTTTGATAGTGATACTTATGCTGAAACGATTAATATTTTGAAGGACTCACTTGATCAAATAGATCATAATACTTTTTATAAAGATGCTGATTATTGGGAACTTTATGAAGCCATAGAAATTTTTTTATATGGAGAAATAGATTCAAGTAAAAATGATGGAGAATATTGGGGAGTTAAAGGATTTTCTCTAGTTTGGGAAGATATTTGTCATACATACTTTTTTAACAAGTACAAAGATGATATTTGCTATGCTGATACGGATATAGTGCTAAGAAATCATCACAATTATCAAAGAACAAATGAACAAGAAAATCGAGTAGGTAATTATTCTACTCATGATGGAACTAAAGATTGGGGAGGATGGATTTTTGTAACAACTTCTAACATTGAATATCCTGATAAAAAAGGATATTTTGGATGGAATGAACTATTATGTATTGAATTTGATCACCAACACGCAAGTTTTGTTTATGACTATCCTCAAAGTTTTGATTCTAAAGAAAGAAATAGAAAAAATGCTTTACGTAGATTTCCACGTCCTGATATTGTACTCAATTTTTCTTCAGAAGAAATATGGATTATAGATTTTAAAAATGTACCTTATGAGTTTTTTGAGAAAAATGCAAAATTACCTTTTGATAAAACACAAACAAAATATAGAATTGATGTAATTAAGGAATTAACTTATGAATTAGCTATTCAACAAACACATAAAGTTGCACAAAACTGGTTTTTGATTCCATGTCATACTGAATCAGATGATTTTTTTGTTAATTCTGAATTAGACATCAAAGGAATAAAAGTAATAAAAGCTAATTTTGATAAATTTCAATCCATATATTTAAGTGAAAATCCATGA
- a CDS encoding M48 family metalloprotease — translation MPSSPQSSLEAGLAALKEGNYYAAITQLLPIANSPEDSNISLQAQVGLVMAYAHTGEISKAIALCKNLLDTDNSQVQEWAKRALEQLMKRQKRIKSANIVNSTKPTKQQEDISKNHTRNIALPNTSSNISGKSITEPVNIYWRQARRAKVWQPLRKYNLIASRLLALATFMALFWVLRAMLQFLMALINQILDKLPYVNPLPFLYSNPSSLILVLLLVLLVLSPWLLDWLLAKFYGQQPLSKEVLHTHSREALRITQRTCQQKQWPVPKLQILPITAPMMLTYGNLPRTARIVVSQGLLEALTDDEIATIYALALGQIGRWDFLVMSLALLVTLPFYRLYQQASTWANKSEKPLWGWTATGLAGLSYGIWCLLTGTTLLNSRFRLYSSDRRAAEITGNPNGLIRALLKITMGVANDIKKQEQTSWQLESLNLLAPVSYQQSLCLGSIAGHLPWESLLIWENSNPYRQWFTINNSHPLLGDRLQRLCQIARHWHLETELHFTTPELLQVKPQSFLLQIAPWLGIPLGLLLAGMFWLSWQTAYTMNFLNLKWIYDDWSFVTGFLMIGFSIGTVMRLNAFFPEIRPLSLQGDDQMLKLLTDPSVLPLDSVSVRIAGKLLGRRGTSNCLAQDLLLESSTGLVKLHHIPWLELSATPQEWIGRQIIVTGWLRRGATPWIDIQTLETQSGTVINSPHPIWSTVLAVVAQAWGAYIMLTAQSVAG, via the coding sequence ATGCCTTCATCTCCACAATCCTCTTTGGAGGCTGGTTTAGCTGCCCTCAAAGAGGGAAATTACTACGCTGCAATTACTCAACTTTTGCCTATTGCCAACAGCCCAGAAGATAGTAACATTAGCTTGCAAGCTCAGGTTGGTTTGGTGATGGCTTATGCACATACAGGCGAAATCTCAAAAGCGATCGCCTTGTGCAAAAATTTGCTCGACACTGATAATTCCCAAGTTCAAGAGTGGGCAAAACGCGCTCTAGAACAATTGATGAAACGTCAAAAACGGATCAAATCAGCAAATATTGTAAATTCTACTAAACCAACAAAACAACAAGAAGACATATCAAAAAATCATACCCGTAACATCGCTCTGCCAAATACAAGCTCCAACATCTCTGGGAAGAGCATCACAGAACCAGTCAACATTTATTGGCGACAAGCTAGACGTGCAAAAGTATGGCAACCCCTCCGTAAATATAACTTAATAGCTTCCCGGCTACTAGCCTTGGCAACCTTCATGGCTTTGTTTTGGGTATTACGAGCCATGCTTCAGTTCCTAATGGCTTTAATTAACCAGATTTTAGACAAACTGCCTTATGTAAATCCATTGCCCTTTTTATATAGCAATCCTAGTTCATTAATATTAGTCCTATTGTTGGTTCTGTTGGTACTGTCTCCCTGGTTATTAGATTGGTTATTAGCAAAATTTTATGGTCAGCAGCCATTATCAAAAGAAGTCCTGCATACCCATAGTCGTGAGGCACTAAGAATAACACAACGTACCTGTCAGCAAAAACAGTGGCCTGTTCCCAAACTCCAGATTTTACCAATCACAGCGCCAATGATGCTCACCTATGGTAATCTACCCCGCACAGCCAGAATTGTTGTGAGTCAAGGACTGTTAGAAGCACTAACTGATGATGAAATAGCTACTATTTATGCTTTGGCTTTAGGGCAGATTGGCCGCTGGGATTTTCTGGTCATGTCCTTGGCGCTGCTGGTGACTTTACCATTTTATCGGCTATATCAGCAAGCATCGACTTGGGCAAACAAAAGCGAAAAACCACTCTGGGGCTGGACTGCTACAGGATTAGCTGGTTTGAGTTATGGAATTTGGTGTTTACTGACGGGTACGACTTTGCTTAATTCTCGGTTTCGGCTTTACTCTAGCGATCGCCGTGCGGCCGAAATTACAGGTAATCCTAACGGACTCATTCGTGCTTTGCTTAAAATTACTATGGGTGTGGCTAATGATATCAAAAAACAAGAACAGACCAGCTGGCAATTAGAAAGCCTGAATCTCCTAGCCCCAGTCAGCTACCAACAAAGCCTTTGCTTGGGCAGCATTGCAGGTCATCTACCTTGGGAATCATTACTAATATGGGAAAATAGCAATCCTTATCGGCAATGGTTTACCATTAATAACAGTCACCCCTTATTGGGCGATCGCCTCCAACGCCTCTGTCAAATCGCCCGTCATTGGCATCTAGAAACCGAACTACATTTCACCACTCCAGAGCTATTGCAAGTTAAACCTCAATCCTTCTTATTACAAATTGCCCCTTGGTTGGGTATTCCTTTAGGTTTATTGTTAGCAGGTATGTTTTGGTTAAGTTGGCAAACCGCATACACCATGAATTTTTTAAACCTGAAATGGATTTATGATGATTGGTCTTTTGTTACAGGTTTCTTGATGATTGGTTTTAGCATTGGTACAGTCATGCGGCTTAATGCCTTTTTTCCTGAAATCAGACCTTTGAGCCTACAAGGTGATGACCAAATGTTGAAGCTATTAACAGACCCCTCTGTTTTACCACTTGATAGCGTCAGCGTCCGTATTGCTGGTAAACTATTAGGTCGTCGAGGCACTAGCAACTGTCTAGCTCAAGACCTGCTCCTAGAGTCCAGCACAGGTTTGGTAAAACTGCACCATATTCCTTGGTTAGAACTCTCAGCCACTCCCCAAGAATGGATTGGTCGGCAAATTATTGTCACCGGTTGGTTACGACGAGGAGCAACACCTTGGATAGACATCCAAACCTTGGAAACTCAAAGCGGCACAGTCATTAATAGTCCTCATCCCATTTGGTCTACTGTTTTGGCAGTCGTCGCCCAAGCCTGGGGCGCATATATTATGCTAACAGCCCAATCTGTAGCAGGCTAA
- a CDS encoding glycosyltransferase family 4 protein, translated as MNSTTNKRIALISVHGDPAIEIGKEEAGGQNVYVRQVGEALSHLGWQVDMFSRKVSADQENIVEHNSRCRTIRLTAGPVEFVPRDNGFQYLPEFVEQLLKFQTENGFKYEVIHTNYWLSSWVGLQLKQIQGSKQVHTYHSLGIVKYNSIENIPLVASQRLAVEKEVLETAERIVATSPQEKQHMRTLVSHQGNIDIIPCGTDIRRFGSVDRETARAKLGIKPEAKVVLYVGRFDPRKGIETLVRAVRESQFYGDKDLKLMIGGGSTPGNSDGRERDRIEGIVKELGMSECTEFPGLLKQDILPTYYAAADICVVPSHYEPFGLVAVEAMASGTPVIASDVGGLQFTVVNENTGLLVPPQDVAAFSNAIDRILDNPEWRAELGKSANRRVMSKFSWDGVASQLDALYSEMLQPVKEPALVGG; from the coding sequence ATGAACTCTACCACTAACAAACGCATTGCCTTGATTTCAGTCCACGGTGATCCGGCGATTGAAATTGGGAAAGAGGAGGCTGGAGGACAAAACGTTTATGTCCGCCAAGTGGGTGAAGCACTATCCCATCTAGGATGGCAAGTTGATATGTTTAGCCGTAAAGTGAGTGCTGACCAAGAAAATATTGTTGAACATAACTCCCGCTGTCGAACCATTCGTTTAACAGCCGGACCCGTTGAATTTGTACCAAGGGATAACGGCTTTCAATACTTGCCAGAATTTGTGGAACAGTTATTGAAATTTCAAACAGAAAACGGCTTTAAATATGAAGTTATTCACACTAACTACTGGCTATCTAGCTGGGTAGGGTTGCAGTTGAAACAAATCCAAGGAAGTAAACAGGTTCACACATATCATTCTTTAGGAATAGTCAAATATAACTCAATAGAAAATATTCCTCTGGTTGCGAGTCAACGCCTAGCAGTAGAAAAAGAAGTATTAGAAACAGCGGAAAGAATTGTGGCTACAAGTCCACAGGAAAAACAACACATGAGAACTTTAGTTTCCCATCAAGGAAACATTGATATTATTCCTTGTGGTACGGATATTCGTCGTTTTGGTTCAGTAGATAGAGAAACCGCAAGAGCAAAATTAGGAATTAAACCAGAAGCCAAGGTTGTGCTATATGTAGGGCGTTTTGACCCCCGCAAAGGGATAGAAACCTTGGTACGTGCGGTGCGTGAGTCGCAGTTTTATGGTGACAAAGACTTGAAATTGATGATTGGTGGTGGAAGTACCCCAGGTAACAGTGATGGTAGAGAACGCGATCGCATTGAGGGAATTGTGAAAGAATTAGGAATGAGTGAATGTACTGAGTTTCCTGGTCTTCTCAAACAGGATATCCTCCCAACTTATTACGCTGCGGCTGATATTTGCGTTGTTCCTAGTCATTATGAACCCTTTGGACTGGTAGCAGTAGAGGCGATGGCCAGCGGAACACCAGTTATAGCTAGTGATGTGGGAGGACTTCAATTTACAGTCGTGAATGAAAACACTGGTTTATTAGTGCCACCCCAAGATGTAGCTGCTTTTAGTAATGCTATTGACCGTATTCTTGATAATCCAGAATGGCGTGCAGAATTGGGTAAATCTGCTAATAGACGGGTAATGAGTAAGTTTAGCTGGGATGGTGTTGCTAGTCAGTTGGATGCGCTATATAGTGAAATGCTGCAACCTGTGAAAGAACCTGCTTTGGTAGGTGGTTGA
- a CDS encoding RNA recognition motif domain-containing protein has protein sequence MSVRLYIGNLPKEEIDRQELQAVFAAEGDAVTTKLIKDRKTGKCRGFGFLTVNNDEQADQIIEKYNGQMFKDTAIKLEKALPRTKGDEGEDQAPKAASQASSTPAPSINKENRREKGAKKSRRGGGGSRETTTTVDSDAIRPDPRWAADLEKLKQMLAAQTS, from the coding sequence ATGTCTGTTCGCTTATACATAGGTAATTTGCCCAAAGAAGAAATAGATCGTCAAGAGTTGCAAGCAGTATTTGCCGCTGAAGGCGATGCTGTCACCACCAAACTGATTAAAGACCGTAAAACAGGCAAATGTCGTGGTTTCGGTTTTCTGACGGTGAACAACGACGAACAAGCAGACCAAATTATTGAAAAGTATAATGGTCAAATGTTCAAAGACACCGCCATCAAGCTAGAAAAGGCATTACCTCGTACCAAAGGTGACGAAGGTGAAGATCAAGCTCCCAAAGCTGCTAGTCAAGCTTCTAGTACCCCTGCACCTAGCATCAACAAAGAAAATCGTCGTGAAAAAGGCGCTAAGAAATCTCGCCGTGGTGGTGGTGGATCTCGTGAAACAACTACCACAGTTGATTCAGACGCAATTCGTCCAGATCCCCGTTGGGCTGCTGATTTAGAAAAACTCAAGCAGATGTTAGCAGCACAAACCAGCTGA
- a CDS encoding restriction endonuclease → MQIPIQKIIFGSPGTGKSHKIKHEILPSLGIETLENFESTVFHPEYTYGDFVGKLIPVTRGEKVRYSFYAGHFLVALSKAYKKILNVYENPTKDKNFKTFPEEEKQALIMQARQEACAKAQNIALVIDEINRGNSSAIFGTIFQLLDREDNGWSSYQINISEIELLKILELIGVKEQTLANNQSQYKFPGEGDWVNEYTTFQSRLDCLDISLQDRSIKIPPNLSIVGTMNTSDNSIYFMDSAFKRRWEWEFIDWDESTPEPANYPAFDVDDWRKLVKQINIFIKSHYDSVRGIEDKQIGYFFIKPPVTSKDIQNKLMFFLWDSVFNRDKKPLIELLKIPRSELVTFGDFTKLHNKFIEKIMAFPSEV, encoded by the coding sequence ATGCAAATACCAATTCAAAAAATCATCTTTGGAAGTCCTGGAACGGGAAAAAGCCATAAAATTAAGCATGAAATTCTTCCAAGTCTAGGTATAGAAACTTTAGAAAATTTTGAAAGTACAGTTTTTCACCCAGAATATACTTATGGTGATTTTGTTGGTAAATTAATTCCAGTAACTAGAGGAGAGAAAGTTCGATACTCATTCTATGCCGGTCATTTTTTGGTAGCTTTATCTAAAGCATATAAAAAAATTTTAAATGTATATGAAAATCCTACCAAAGACAAAAATTTTAAGACTTTTCCAGAGGAAGAGAAACAAGCATTAATAATGCAAGCACGTCAAGAAGCTTGTGCAAAGGCTCAAAATATAGCTTTGGTAATAGATGAAATAAATCGAGGTAATTCATCTGCTATTTTTGGAACGATATTTCAGCTTCTAGATAGAGAGGATAATGGTTGGTCATCATACCAAATAAATATATCAGAGATTGAATTACTAAAAATTCTAGAATTAATAGGTGTAAAAGAGCAAACTTTAGCTAACAACCAATCTCAATATAAGTTTCCGGGTGAAGGAGATTGGGTTAATGAATATACAACCTTTCAGAGTAGATTGGATTGTTTAGATATCTCTCTTCAAGATAGATCAATAAAAATTCCGCCTAATCTGTCAATTGTTGGAACAATGAATACTTCTGACAATTCTATTTACTTCATGGATAGTGCATTTAAACGTCGTTGGGAATGGGAATTTATAGATTGGGATGAAAGCACACCTGAACCAGCAAACTATCCTGCTTTTGATGTTGATGATTGGCGAAAGCTAGTCAAGCAGATTAATATTTTTATCAAGAGTCATTATGATTCAGTTCGAGGAATTGAAGATAAACAAATTGGCTATTTTTTTATAAAGCCACCAGTTACCTCTAAAGATATCCAAAATAAATTAATGTTCTTTTTATGGGATAGCGTTTTTAATCGGGATAAAAAACCATTAATAGAATTGTTAAAAATCCCAAGATCAGAATTAGTTACATTTGGAGATTTTACTAAACTGCATAACAAATTTATTGAAAAAATAATGGCTTTTCCTTCTGAAGTATAG